One segment of Toxotes jaculatrix isolate fToxJac2 chromosome 8, fToxJac2.pri, whole genome shotgun sequence DNA contains the following:
- the LOC121185495 gene encoding tetratricopeptide repeat protein 24, producing MASDASTPGEQEVKVRRKRRDGEVRTKASAASEAQALDIEELTADGYRALQEGRTEEALSCFKKALKAAEQLQDSRVLRACSFNLGAAYVEGGRPQKGLDFLRRALPGPKANRFPDLQFNLALAHNALGQSREAAAYFLQAAQLYRSQGDGGSEGDACMEMSRCYSRTEDWSQAVEGFLRAAESYRVAAMLDSAAAALKEAGNHMIQSDQFGHDDIISVLAECLSLTDSITDPRTLGELYLSVGVSYSWLRCFQEAVQCFQQALGPAAQCPLLLAKVLHNLGAALNSVGQFTPAVSYHRLAAGLYGSLGCRGDQARCFSNLAFACSQLGDEEEAAESFIHALQGFRDTEDHLAQAQVCESLAECYLKQRKQQKAVQLYKRALSSLSHCKDSSDSVRDRLVERLTAALHQSLTISLQSPHPLGSRLPRPPVKQHVRMSDITQSSGRVSNQQQDEQRGEEPVCTSQTSYSTVSHCNLIHQVSTSESSLVQETETLPTSPGDIRQATPPVARWRSRFCELM from the exons ATGGCATCTGATGCGTCCACTCCAGGTGAGCAGGAGgtgaaggtgaggaggaagaggagggatggGGAGGTGAGGACGAAGGCCTCAGCAGCGTCTGAGGCTCAGGCGTTGGACATCGAGGAGTTAACAGCTGATGGTTATCGAGCTCTGCAGGAGGGACGCACTGAAGAGGCTCTGAGCTGCTTTAAAAAGGCTCTGAAGGCCGCAGAACAG CTGCAGGACTCCCGGGTCCTCCGTGCATGCTCCTTTAACCTGGGAGCAGCCTATGTGGAGGGGGGAAGACCTCAGAAAGGTCTGGACTTCCTGCGGCGGGCTCTGCCTGGTCCTAAAGCCAACCGGTTCCCAGATCTCCAGTTCAACCTCGCACTGGCCCACAATGCACTGGGGCAGAGTCGAGAGGCTGCCGCCTACTTCCTGCAGGCCGCTCAGCTGTACAGGTCGCAGGGAGACGGAGGCAGTGAAGGAGACGCCTGCATGGAGATGAGCCGCTGCTACAGCAGAACAGAG GACTGGTCTCAGGCCGTTGAAGGTTTCCTGCGGGCAGCAGAGAGTTACAGAGTAGCAGCCATGTTGGATTCTGCAGCCGCCGCCCTGAAGGAGGCAGGAAATCACATGATCCAGTCGGATCAGTTCGGCCACGATGACATCATCAGCGTGTTGGCAGAGTGTCTGAGTTTAACGGACAGCATCACTGACCCGAGGACTCTGG GTGAGCTGTACCTATCGGTGGGCGTGTCTTACTCTTGGCTCAGGTGTTTCCAAGAAGCAGTGCAGTGCTTCCAGCAGGCTCTGGGTCCTGCAGCTCAGTGTCCCCTCCTGCTGGCCAAGGTGCTGCACAACCTGGGAGCGGCACTGAATTCTGTGGGCCAGTTCACACCTGCTGTGAGCTACCACAGGCTGGCTGCTGGACTCTACG gctctCTGGGTTGCCGTGGTGACCAGGCTCGGTGTTTCAGTAACCTGGCATTTGCCTGCAGTCAGCtgggtgatgaagaggaggcagcagagagctTCATCCATGCTCTGCAGGGATTCAGAGACACCG AGGACCACCTGGCTCAGGCTCAGGTGTGTGAGTCATTAGCGGAGTGTTAcctgaagcagaggaagcagcagaaagctgTTCAGCTCTACAAACGAGctctgagctctctctctcactgcaaG GACAGCTCTGACAGTGTGCGGGATCGTCTGGTGGAGAGACTGACCGCAGCTCTGCACCAGAGTCTGACCATCAGCCTGCAG AGTCCACACCCATTAGGGTCACGCCTACCAAGGCCACCTGTCAAACAGCATGTCAG GATGTCTGACATCACACAGAGTTCAGGCAGAGTGTCCAACCAGCAGCAAGATGAACAGAGGGGGGAGGAGCCAG TTTGCACCAGTCAGACCAGCTACAGCACAGTGAGTCACTGCAACCTCATACACCAGGTGAGCACCAG TGAGTCCTCATTGGTCCAGGAGACAGAGACCCTGCCCACCAGCCCAGGTGACATCCGGCAGGCGACTCCCCCTGTGGCCAGGTGGAGGTCTCGGTTCTGTGAGCTGATGTAG